GCCGCGGCAGCCTCTACATCCCGCAGCAGGATCCGCCCGCCTGGACCGGAGCCCGTTATGCCCACCAGCGGCAGTCCTAGTTCCCGGGCTCGCTTCTTGGCCACGGGCGACACTCGGACCCGGGGCGGAGCGGGGCTTCCGGCTGTCGCCTGGGACCGCGGGCTGCCCGCCCGGGCTGCCGCCACGGGCGCGGGCGCCTCGTCGGGCAGCGGGTCGTCGGGCGACGGGCTGAGCCAGGCGATGGGCTCGCCCACCGCGACCACAGCGCCCGGCTCCACCAGGTGCCGCCGCACATAGCCGCTGGCGGGGGCAGGCACCTCCAACGTGGCTTTGTCCGTTTCCACCTCAGCCAGCGGTTCGTCCGCGGCCACGGCTTCCCCCACCTGCCGGAGCCAACGCACCAGGACGACCTCGTCGGCGCCCGTACTCAGCTTGGGCATGGCCACGGTCGTGATCATTAGGCCAAGGCCCCCTCCAGCGCCGCGCGGATGCCCGCGGCGATGCCGTCGGCGGACACCAGCGCGGTGGCTTCCAAGCGGCGGTTGTACGGCAGCGGTGTGTCCACCGTACCCACCCGCACCACCGGAGCGTCTAGTTCGTCGAAAAGATCGTGCTGGATGCGGGCGGCGATCTCGGCGCCAGGGCCAAAGGAGGTGCAAGCCTCGTGGGCAACTACGGCCCGGTGGGTCTTTCGCACCGATTCGTAGATGGTGTCCAGGTCCAAAGGCGTCACGGTGCGCAAGTCGATGACTTCAGCTGAAATGCCCTCGGCGGCCAGCCGTTCCGCGGCCTCCAGCGCGTACAGCAGGGCCCGGGACCAGGCGACCACGGTGACGTGGCTGCCCGGCCGCTTGATGTCGGCCCGGCCTAGGGGCACGATGTGTTCGCCGGTCGGTACCGGCCCGCGCGTTGCATAAAGCATCTTGTGCTCGATAAAGATCACCGGATTGTCGTCGCGGATAGCCGCCTTCAGGAGACCTTTGGCGTCGGCCGGGGTGGCGGGCATGACCACCTTTAGTCCCGGAATTTGCGCAAAGAGCCCCTCCAGGCTTTGGGAGTGCTGCGCGGCGTTGCCCCGTCCGCCGCCGCCCTGGGTGCGGATGACCATGGGCACGGCTACTTGGCCGCCGGACATGTAGCGCATCTTGGCCACTTGGTTGACGATTTGGTCCATGGCCACCATCGCGAAGTCGACCCACATGATCTCCACGACGGGTCTCAGGCCGGTCATGGCCGCCCCCAAGCCGGCGCCGATGAAGGCGGCTTCGGAGATGGGGGTGTCCCGCACCCGCTCGGGGCCAAACTCGGCCAGCAGGTCCTGGGTCACGCGAAAGATGCCGCCGTAATGGCCGATGTCTTCGCCCATGAGGAACACCCGGGGGTCAGCGGCCATCTCTTCCCGTAGGGCTTCGTTTAGTGCTTGCGCGTAGGTCAATTCCCGCATGGCCCGTCACCCTCCGCTACGCCCAAATGTCTGTGGTCAAATCCTCCGTCCCCGGTTCCGGGCTGGCCAGGGCAAAGGCTTCGGCCTCGGCCACGACCCGGGCGGCTTTTTCCTCCAAGGCGGCCAACTGGGCTTCGGCGTCGGGCTTCTTTGCCAAGATCTGCGCCCGCAATGCCGGGATCGGGTCCCGCTGCTTCCACGCGTTTACCTCCTCCGCCGACCGGTAGGTGGCGGGGTCGCCCAACATGTGGCCGCCGAACCGGTACGTCATGCACTCGATGAGGGTCGGCCCGCCGCCCGCCCGGGCGCGCTCGACGGCCTCGGTCACCGCGTCATACACGGCGCTGACGTCCATGCCGTCCACGGTCTTGCCGGGGAAACCGTAGGCAGCGGCCCGGGTCGACAGCTGCTGGAGCTTGGTGGAGACGTGCAGCGGCGTCATCTCCGCGTACAGGTTGTTTTCGCAGATGAAGACCACCGGCAGCTCCCAGACGGCGGCCAGGTTGAGGGCCTCGTGGAAAACGCCCTGGTTAGTGGCACCATCGCCGAAGAAGGTGACGGCCACCTGGTCGGTCTTGCGCATGCGGGCCGACAAGGCCGCTCCCACGGCGATGGGAATGCCGGCGGCCACGATGCCGTTGGCTCCCAGGATGCCGTTTTCCAGGTCGGTCAGGTGCATCGGTCCGCCTTTGCCCTTGCAGTAGCCATCCAAGCGGCCCAGGATTTCCGCCATGGTGCGGGCCGGGTCGCTGCCCTTGGCCAGGGCTTGGCCCCGGCTGCGATAGGACATGGTGATGTAATCGTCCTGGCGGAGGGCCATGCAGGCGCCCACGGCCACGGCCTCCTGGCCCGTGTAGGTGTGCAGGGAACCGCCGATGAGGCCCTTTTGATACAGCTCGATGGTCTTTTGTTCAAATTGCCGTATCAGCTGCATCTTGTAATACGCTTCCAGCTCTTGCTCAAACGACAAGGGCATGGTCGTCGCCTCCAATGCCAACCCGAATTGCCGGCGGCCGTTACCGGGGCGGGGGCTGAAAGAGCTCCAGCGTAATCCCGTCGGGGTCTAGGAGATACACGGCCCAGCCGCCCTTGTTGCGCCCGCCGGTGATGGCTACCGGTTCCGATTTGAATTGCACCCCGTGGGCTTTGAGCCGCTCGTACTCCTTGTGGATGTCCTCCACCACGAAGGCCATGTGGGCCACGCCGGGGTTGCAGGTGCGCAGGTCCACGGGCGTGCCTTGGGGCCGCACATACTCGATGAGCTCCAGTACATGGCCTGAAACCCCAGCGTCTTGCCCGGGAAATTTGAGCATGGCGGCCTTGAGCCACACGTCCTGCATGCCCACCAACCTATCGGTGTAGCCACCGCCTTGCTCTTGCCGGTGCACCAGCTCCATGCCCAGGAGACCCTGGTAAAATTCCAGCGAACGCTCCAAGTTCCTGACGGTGAAACTGAAATGCCAAGTTCCGATGACCATCGTCCCGCCTCCTTACAGGTGGACCAACGAGATCCGCCTCGCCTCACTCGTGGCCCAGATAGGCCCGCTTTACCTCGGGGTCCCGCAGCAGGTCCGGCGGATGCCCTTCCCGTACCACTCGACCCTGCTCCAGGATGTAGGCGCGATGGGCCAAAGCCAGAGCTTTGGGTACCTGCTGTTCCACGATGAGGATCGCGACGCCCATGCGGTTGATTTCCGCCAACGCGGCAAACAGCGCCTCGGTGACCTTGGGGGCCAGCCCCAGCGACGGCTCATCGGCCAAGAGGAGCTTAGGGCGAGCCATGAGGGCCCGGCCGATGGCCACCATCTGCCGCTCGCCGCCGCTCATGGTCCCGGCCAACTGGTTGAGCCGCTGTTTGAGGACGGGAAACAACTGGAACACCTGCTCCATCCGTTCGGCTGCTCCCTGGCGCAAGGATGG
The nucleotide sequence above comes from Sphingobacteriaceae bacterium. Encoded proteins:
- a CDS encoding alpha-ketoacid dehydrogenase subunit beta, with the translated sequence MRELTYAQALNEALREEMAADPRVFLMGEDIGHYGGIFRVTQDLLAEFGPERVRDTPISEAAFIGAGLGAAMTGLRPVVEIMWVDFAMVAMDQIVNQVAKMRYMSGGQVAVPMVIRTQGGGGRGNAAQHSQSLEGLFAQIPGLKVVMPATPADAKGLLKAAIRDDNPVIFIEHKMLYATRGPVPTGEHIVPLGRADIKRPGSHVTVVAWSRALLYALEAAERLAAEGISAEVIDLRTVTPLDLDTIYESVRKTHRAVVAHEACTSFGPGAEIAARIQHDLFDELDAPVVRVGTVDTPLPYNRRLEATALVSADGIAAGIRAALEGALA
- a CDS encoding thiamine pyrophosphate-dependent dehydrogenase E1 component subunit alpha, giving the protein MPLSFEQELEAYYKMQLIRQFEQKTIELYQKGLIGGSLHTYTGQEAVAVGACMALRQDDYITMSYRSRGQALAKGSDPARTMAEILGRLDGYCKGKGGPMHLTDLENGILGANGIVAAGIPIAVGAALSARMRKTDQVAVTFFGDGATNQGVFHEALNLAAVWELPVVFICENNLYAEMTPLHVSTKLQQLSTRAAAYGFPGKTVDGMDVSAVYDAVTEAVERARAGGGPTLIECMTYRFGGHMLGDPATYRSAEEVNAWKQRDPIPALRAQILAKKPDAEAQLAALEEKAARVVAEAEAFALASPEPGTEDLTTDIWA
- a CDS encoding VOC family protein — encoded protein: MVIGTWHFSFTVRNLERSLEFYQGLLGMELVHRQEQGGGYTDRLVGMQDVWLKAAMLKFPGQDAGVSGHVLELIEYVRPQGTPVDLRTCNPGVAHMAFVVEDIHKEYERLKAHGVQFKSEPVAITGGRNKGGWAVYLLDPDGITLELFQPPPR
- a CDS encoding ABC transporter ATP-binding protein, whose translation is REMDIYYGHAQALAGVSLTVGPQEIVAVLGANGAGKTTLVNTIAGMLRIRRGAIRFEGQSLHELKPHQFCERGIALVPEGRRLFPHMTVRENLEMGAYAPSLRQGAAERMEQVFQLFPVLKQRLNQLAGTMSGGERQMVAIGRALMARPKLLLADEPSLGLAPKVTEALFAALAEINRMGVAILIVEQQVPKALALAHRAYILEQGRVVREGHPPDLLRDPEVKRAYLGHE